The DNA region ACCAGGTCGTAGGGGGTCTGCGGGGGCGGCCCGGCGATCACCTTCTCCGCCTTGGTGGCCCGCACCTCGGCGCCCGGCAGGCCGATCGTGCGGACGTTCTCCCGGATCACCCGGGCCGCCTGGCCGTCCGCCTCGACCAGCAGGACGTGCTCGGCTCCGCGCGACAACGCCTCCAGGCCGACCGCGCCCGATCCGCCGAACAGGTCCAGCATCCGGGCCCCGTGCAGGGTGCCGCGGAACGCCTCCAGCGTGGAGAACATCGCCTCCCGGGCCTTGTCGGAGGTCGGACGGGTGCCCCGGCCGGGCGGTACGGCCAGCCGGCGGCCGCCGGCCGACCCGGCGATCACGCGGGTCATGGTGGTGGAAGGTCCTTTCGTCGCTGCCCGACCACGCTATCCCGCCCCGAGCCGAAGGGGCGCGCCGGTGCCGAAAGGGAGAAGCGAGGGAGCGACGGTGGGGGTCCCCCCGGCCGAAGGCTGGGGGAGAGCGAGGGAGCGCCCGACCGTCGGCACCGGACCCGAAGCGGCCCGGAGGCGAGCGGGTGAGTCCCCGCCCCGAGCCGAAGGGGCGCGCCGGTGCCGAAAGGGAGAAGCGAGGGAGCGACGGTGGGGGTCCCCCCGGCCGAAGGCTGGGGGAGAGCGAGGGAGCGCCCGACCGTCGGCACCGGACCCGAAGCGGCCCGGAGGCGAGCGGGTGAGTCCCCGCCCCGAGCCGAAGGGGCGCGCCGGTGCCGAAAGGGAGAAGCGAGGGAGCGACGGTGGGGGTCCCCCCCGGCCGAAGGCTGGGGGAGAGCGAGGGAGCGCCCGACCGTCGGCACCGGACCCGAGCGCCCCGGAGGCGAGCGGGCGAGTAGCGGGCCCCGGGCCCCCGGGGCCCGACCGGTGATCGGCGGGGCCCCGGGGTCGGACACGCCTCAGCTCGCCTCGGAGCCCGCCTGCTGCCCCGGGACCGCCGCGCCGAGCAGGGCCGGCGAGGCATAGCGGGACCAGGACAGGCAGCCGTCGGGCGGGCAGAACTCGGGGCGGCGCGGGTCGTGCCCGAGCTCGCGCAGCTTGGTCCGGACGGAGTCGGGAGTGCGGCCGAAGCGGGCGGCGATCCGGGCGACGGTCTCGCCGTCGTGGAAGCGCCGGACCAGTTCCTCCTCGTGCTGCGGCACCCAGGGGGCGCCGTGGCCCGGGTACAGCTCGCGCAGCACGTCGCGGTCGGGGATGGGCTCGGAGACGTCGGCGACGATCGCCAGCGCCCGCAGCGCGCGGTTGAGCGCGATCCGCAGCGAGGCGACGTCCTCGACCGGCAGGCGGAGCTTGCCCGAGGCGAGCGGCGCGGCGGCCGCCCCCTCGCGCCAGCCGGTCAGGGTGAGGGTGACCTCGCGGTCGTCGTCGCTGGCGAGTTCGATCCGGAAGACCTTGTCGCCCAGCGGGAGCTCGTTGAGATGACGGAATGCCATGGCAGGACCCCCAAGTGTCGTGCCAGGTACGCACCTTGAGGGTGCGTCCTGAACAACTTCATTCTCTCCCGGGGGTCTGACAATTCCGGGGGCGGGCGGCCCCGCTCAGCCCTTCTCCATGTAGGCCGCGCGGTCCTCGTCGAGCAGGCTCTCCAGCGCGGTGCGCAGCTCCGGGTGGGCGGCCAGGTCCGGGTCCTCGGCGACCAGCCGGGTGGCCTCGGTCCGGGCGGTGAGGATGACCTCCTCGTCCTCCAGCACCGAGAGCACCTTGAGCGAGGACTTCACCCCGGACTGCGCCTGGCCCAGCACGTCGCCCTCGCGGCGCTGTTCGAGGTCGATCCGGGACAGCTCGAAGCCGTCCAGGGTGCCGGCCACCGCGTCCAGCCGGGCCCGGGCGGCGCTGCCCCCGGGCATCTCGCTGACCAGCAGGCACAGGCCCGCCGCGCTGCCCCGGCCGACCCGGCCGCGCAGCTGGTGGAGCTGGGAGACGCCGAAGCGGTCGGCGTCCATGATGACCATCACGGTGGAGTTGGGGACGTTCACGCCGACCTCGATGACGGTGGTGGCGACCAGGACGTCCACCTCCCCCGCCGCGAACCGGCGCATCACCTCGTCCTTGGCCTCCGGCGCGAGCCGGCCGTGCAGGATCTCCACCCGCAGGCCGCTCAGCGGGCCCTTCACCAGCATCTCGGCGGTCTCCACCACCGAGAGCGGGGGCCGTCGTTCGTCGCTCGCGGCGCCGAGGTCAGCGACCTCCTCGAAGTCCTCCTCGACGGCCTTGCGCTTCTTCTTCGCCTTCGGGTCGGCCGCCGGCTCCTCGTCCCCGATCCGGGGGCAGACCACGTACGCCTGGTGGCCCTTGCCGACCTCCTCGCGGACCCGTTCCCAGGCCCGGGTGAGGAAGTTGGGCTTCTCCAGCGCGGGCACGACGTGGGTGGAGATCGGCGAACGGCCGGCCGGGAGCTGGTCCAGGACGGAGGTCTCCAAGTCTCCGAAGACGGTCATCGCGACGGTGCGCGGGATCGGGGTGGCGGTCATCACCAGCAGGTGGGGCGGCTGCTCGCCCTTGGCGCGCAGCGCGTCCCGCTGCTCGACGCCGAAGCGGTGCTGCTCGTCCACCACGACCAGGCCGAGGTCCTGGAACTGGACCTTCTCCTCGATCAGCGCGTGGGTGCCGATGGCGATCCCGGCGTCCCCGCAGGCCATGTCCAGCAGCGCCTGGCGGCGGGCCGGGGCGCCCATCGAGCCGGTCAGCAGCGCCACCCGGGTGCCGAGTTCGGAGCCGCCGAGCAGGCCGCCCTCGGCGAGGTCGCCCATCATCTCGACGATCGAACGGTGGTGCTGCTGGGCCAGCACCTCGGTGGGCGCGAGCAGCACGGCCTGACCGCCGGCGTCCACCACGGCGAGCATCGCGCGCAGCGCGACGAGGGTCTTCCCGGAGCCGACCTCGCCCTGGAGCAGCCGGTGCATCGGGTGCTCGGTCGCCAGGTCGGCGGCGATCTCGGCGGACACCTTCTGCTGGCCCTCGGTGAGGGTGAACGGCAGCCGGGCGTCGAAGGCGTCCAGCAGGCCGCCCGCCCGGGGCTTGCGCGGCTTGGCTGGCAGCGCGGAGTCGGCTGCCCGGCGCTGGGCGAGGGCGACCTGGAGGACGAAGGCCTCGTCCCAGCGCAGCCGGCTCTGGGCGCGTTCGCGGTCGGCCTGGCTGCGCGGGCGGTGGATCAGCTCCAGCGCCTCGGGCAGCGGGATCAGGTCGTGCCGCTCGCGCAGTTCGGCGGGCAGCGGCTCGCCGACGTCGCCGAGGTGCTTGGTGAGCGCGGTCTCGACGCAGATCGACAGCTTCCAACTGGGCATCTGCGCGCTGGCGCCGTACACCGGGATGAGCCGGCCGGCGAACTGCTGCGCGGCGGACCCGGCTCCAGTCGATGCGGTGGCGTCCTCGTCGAGCAGCTGGTAGTCGGGCGAGACCAGCTGGCGGGTGCGGTTGAAGACGCCGACCTTGCCCGCGAACAGGCCCTGGGCACCGGCCCTGAGCTCCTTCTGCCGCCAGCCCTGGTTGAAGAAGACCAGCGAGAGCCGGCTGCGGCCGTCGGTGACGACGACCTCCAGCCGGTCGCCCTTGCGGCCGCGGAACGGGATCAGGGTGACCTTCTCGATCCGGGCCAGCACCGTGACGTGCTCGTCGATCTCCAGCTCGTCCAGGCTGGTGAGCTGGCCGCGCTCGACGTAGCGGCGCGGATAGTGGTGCAGCAGGTCCCCGACCGTGCGCAGCTTGAGGCTGTCGGCGAGCACCTTCGCGGTACGGTCGCCGACGAGCTTGGTCAGTGGTTCATCGAGAGCGCCCATCAGGCCCTTGTTTACACCAAGGCACCGACGAACCGGGCTGCTACTCGCCCGCTCGCCCGCCGAAGGGGCTCGGAGCGGGGACTCGCCCGCTCGCCGGCCGAAGGGGCTCGGAGCGGGTGCTCGCCCGCTCGCCTCAACAGGCGGCTCGGGGCGGCCTACTCGACCCCGATCAGCAAGGGCGTGGACTCCTGGCCGCCGTGGAAGACCACCGAGTCCACCTCCGGCCGCTGCTGCCGGACGTGCGCCACCAGCCGGTCGGCGAGCGCCCGGTCGGCGCCCTCGCCGAGGATCAGGGTGACGAGTTCGCCGCCCGCGCCGAGCATCCGGTCCAGCACGCTCTCGCCGACCTCGGCCAGTCCGGCGCCGATCACCGCGACGTCGCCGTCGATCAGGCCGAGCACGTCACCGGCCTGGCAGACCCCGGCCATGGTCCAGGACTCCCCCTCGGCGACGGCGAGTTCGGCGTACCGGGTGGCCCCGGCGGCGGAGGTCATGGCGACCACGTCCTCGTCGAAGCGGCGCCCGCCCTCGTGCACCGCGAGCGCCGCGAGGCCCTGCACCGGGGAACGGGTGGGCAGTACGGCGATCCGCACGCCCTCCTCGCGCAGCTGGTCGGCGGCGGCCCCGGCGGCGGCGCGCAGTTCGGGGTCGTTGAGCAGCAGCACCACCTCGCGGGCGCCCGAGCCGCGCACGGCGTCGGCGAGTTCGGCGCTGGCCGGGCGGCGGTCCGGGTCGGCGTGCAGGACGACGGCGCCGGCCTGCTCGCACAGCTCGGCCAGCCCCTCGCCGGAGACCACGGAGAGCACCGCGCGGGCCCGCTCCTCGCGTTCGCCGCGCTCGGCGGCGGTGCCGGCCCGGGCGGCGGCCTCCGCGAAGTGGGTGATCCGGATCTGGTGCGGGCGCCCGGCCTCGACCCCGGCCTCCACCGCGGCGCCCGCGTCGTCCACGTGGACGTGCACGTTCCACAGGCCGTCGCCGCCGCCGATCACCAGGGAGTCGCCGAGCCCGCCGAGCCGCTCGCGCAGCCCGGGCAGCGCCTCGTCCGGCGCGTCCAGCAGATAGATGACCTCGAAGGCGGGGTGACCGGGGCCGGGCGGCCGCAGGTGCACCTCGCAGCTCTCCACCGCCCGGACGTCCGCGCGCAGCGCGACCGGCCCCATCGGCTGTTGCCCGGCGACGGCGTCGGCCAGCGCGCCGAGGACGGCCACCAGGCCGCGCCCGCCGGCGTCCACCACCCCGTTCTCGGCCAGGACGGCGAGCTGCTCGGGGGTGTGCCGCAGTGCGTCCCGGGCGGCCCGGTGGGCGGTCTCGGCGACCTGCGCGAGCCCGTCCCCGGCCCGTACCGCCTCCCGGGCGGCGACCCGGGCGACGGTGAGCAGGGTGCCCTCGACGGGCTCCGCGACGGCCTGGTACGCGGAGTCGGCGGCCCGCTGCAGGGCGGCCCGCAGCTGTTCGGCGCCGCCGCCCTGGGCGAGCTGCTCGGCGGTGCCGCGCAGCCACTGGGCGAGGATCACCCCGGAGTTGCCGCGGGCGCCGATCAGCGCGCCGCGGGCCATCGCCCGGACGGTGTCGGCCAGTCCGGGCGCCGGGTCGGCGGCGGGGTCGGTGAAGCGGCTCTCCACCTCGGCGGCGGCGGACTCGACGGTCAGGTAGAGGTTGGTGCCGGTGTCGCCGTCCGGGACGGGGTAGACGTTGAGCGCGTCGATCTCCTCGCGGGCCTGGCCGAGCGCGCGCAGGGCGAGCTGGCACCAGGTGCGCACGGCCGGGGCGTCGAGCGTGTGCAGCACCAGGTCTCCTCCGGATGGAACGCCGATATGGCCTGAGAACGAACGATGAGGGGTGGTACCCGCAGGTTATCGGGGCCGGGCAGGGCCGCCCGGACCGGCGGCCGGAGCGATCACTCGGCCGGTCATGGTAGTTTCGTGGGACGGAAGCAAGCGTTGTATGCTCTTCCGGTTGCCTGGAACCGTCCAGGCTCACCCCCCTGGTCCGGTCTGGTTCACGTGAGTGCTCCGGTGGGTGGGCGGGGTTTTCGAAAGTAACTGATCTGAAGTCTTGGAGTGACTCCTGTGGCTGCCAACTGCGACGTCTGCGGCAAGGGGCCGGGCTTCGGCAACAGCATCTCCCACTCTCACCGCCGTACCCCCCGTCGTTGGAACCCCAACATCCAGACGGTGCGCGCTGTGATTGGGCGGACGCCGAAGCGGCTCAACGTCTGCACCTCGTGCATCAAGGCCGGTAAGGTCTCGCGCTGACGCGCAGACCGGCATGCCGGTCCTCCAGTGAGTCGGTTCATCCCCGGATGAGCCGGCTTCGCTGTTTCCGGGACCGGTCAGGCTTTCCGGACGCACCAGTGGTGGGCGGGCTCCCTCGGGAGTCCGCCCACCACTGCGTTTCGGACTAGCGCCAGCGCCAGGCGTGGTCCACCGGGCCGATCCCGGCGCCCAGCGCGAAGCCCCCGGCGATCGCGCCGGTGATGTACTCCTTGGCCGAGCCCACCGCCTCGGGCAGCGACTCGCCCTTGGCCAGGCCGGCCGCGATCGAGCTGGCCAGGGTGCAGCCGGTGCCGTGGGTGTGCCGGTTGTCGTAGCGCGGCGCGCGGTACCAGTGCACCTCGCCGGGCCCGCCGTACAGCAGGTCGGCGGCCTCGCCCGCCAAGTGGCCGCCCTTGACCAGCACCCAGCGCGGCCCGAGGTCCAGCAGCGCCTCGGCGGCGGCCAGCATCTGCGACTCGTCCTCGACGGTCCGGCCGGTGAGCTGCGTCACCTCGTGCAGGTTGGGGGTGACCACGGTGGCGACCGGCAGCAGCTTCTCCCGGACGGTGGCCACCGCCTCGGCGGCCAGCAGCGCGTCCCCGTGCTTGGAGACGCCGACCGGGTCGACCACCACCGGGGCGTCCACCCCGGAGAGCAGGTCGGCGACGGTCTCGACCAGCTCGATCGAGGCGAGCATGCCGGTCTTGACGGCCTGCACCCCGATGTCGTCCACCACGCTGCGGAACTGCGCCCGGACGGCCTCGGCGGGCAGTTCCCAGTAGCCCTGGACGCCGAGCGAGTTCTGCGCGGTGACGGCGGTGATCACGCTCATGCCGTGGACGCCGAGGGCGAGCATCGCCTTGAGGTCGGCCTGGATGCCGGCGCCGCCGCCGGAGTCGGAGCCGGCGATCGTGAGGACGCGCGGGGGTGCGGTGGAAGACATGTCTCCCAACCTACCTGCGGCGATTCAGAGCACCGCCTCGGACTCCGCCCAGCGGTCCTCCGGCACCGTCTTCAGCCGGCTCACCGCGGCGCCGATCGGCAGCAGCTCGATCTCGGTCCGGCGCAGCGCGGTGAAGTGCCCGAACGCGCCCCGGTGGACGGCCTCCACCGCGTGCCAGCCGAAGCGCGAGGCGAGCACCCGGTCCCGGGCGGTCGGGGTGCCGCCGCGCTGGGTGTGGCCGAGGATGACCGGGCGGGCCTCCTTGCCGAGCAGGTTCTCCAGCTCGTGGGCGAGCCGGTTGCCGATCCCGCCGAAGGTCCGGTGGCCGTACTGGTCGACGTCGCCGTGGTCGAAGCGCATGGTGCCGGGCATCGGGGCGGCGCCCTCGGCGACGGCGATGATGGCGAACTTCTTGCCGCGGTCGAAGCGGTCCTCGACCATCCGGGCCACCGCCTCGATGTCGAAGGGCTTCTCCGGGATCAGGATCCCGTGGGCGCCGCCCGCCATGCCCGCGGTGAGGGTGATCCAGCCGGTGTGCCGGCCCATCAACTCCACCACCATGACCCGCTGGTGGGACTCCGCGGTGGTCTTCAGCCGGTCGATCGCCTCGGTCGCCACGTGCACCGCGGTGTCGAAGCCGAAGGTGACGTCGGTGGCGTCGATGTCGTTGTCGATGGTCTTGGGCACCGCGACGACCGGCAGCCCGGCGTCGCTGAACAGCTTGGCGGCGGTCAGCGTTCCCTCGCCGCCGATCGCGATCAGCGCGTCGATGCCGATGTCCCGGGCCAGCGTCGTGGCGTTCTCCACCGCCCAGACGATCCGCTCGCGCCGCACCCGGGCCGAGCCCAGGATGGTGCCGCCGAGGGTGAGCAGACCGGTGACGTCGTCGTGCGAGACCGGCCGGGTGCGGCCCTCGATCAGGCCGAGGAAGCCGTCCTGGATGCCCACGATCTCGTCGCCGTGGACGTCCGTGCCCCGGTGCACGACCGAGCGGATCACCGCGTTGAGGCCGGGGCAGTCGCCGCCGCTGGTCAGTACACCGATGCGCATGAGTGGTGTGCTCCCGCTCGCAGTGGTTCGGACCACCCGCGCCGGACGGCGGGCGGGCTCGGATGCCGCAAGCCTACGCAAAACGCACCCTCGAAGCCCGCCGCCGCACCCCCGGAGCGTCACGCGTCGTACCGGCGTCCACACGCCGTCGGCCGTACTCCGTACGTCACTCGGCGAGTTGCTTCACTCGGCGAGGTACGTCACCCGGCGAAGCACGTCACTCGGCGAAGTGGTCCCAGCCGCCGACCCGGTCCCAGGGCGCGCCGTCCACCGTCACCCGGCCACTGCGCGAGCCCCGCGGGCGACCGGTCACCTCGCCCACCACCCGCCAGCGGGACGGGAGTTGGACCCCGCGCGGGAAGGTCGCCACGATCGCGTGGTCCTCGCCGCCGGACAGCACCCAGACCAACGGGTCCACCCCGACCGCCTGTCCGATGTCGGCCATCTGCGCCGGGACGTCGAAGTCGGCGGCCTTGAGGTCGATGTCCACCTCGCTGGCCCGGGCCACGTGGCCGAGGTCGGCGACCAGTCCGTCGCTCACGTCGATCATCGAGGTCGCGCCCAACTCGGCCGCGGCCGGGCCCGCGTGGTACGGCGGCTCGGGCCGGCGGTGCGCCTCGACGAAGGCGCGCGGGGAGCGGAAGCCGCGCTGCAGGACGGTGAGTCCGGCCGCCGACCAGCCGAGCCATCCGCTCACCGCGACCACGTCGCCGACCTGAGCGCCGGAGCGCGTCACCGCCGCGCGCCCCTGGAGGTCGCCGAGCGCCGTGATCGCCAGCGTGACGGTGTCGCCGCGCACCACGTCGCCGCCGACCACCGTCGCCCCGGCGACCTGGCACTCGTCGCGCAGCCCGTCCATCAGCTCGGTGGCCCAGGTGGTCGGCAGGTCGGCGGGGGCGACCAGCCCGAGCAGTATCGCGGTCGGCACCGCGCCCATCGCGGCCACGTCGGCGAGGTTCTGGGCGGCGGCCTTGCGGCCCACGTCGTAGGCGGTGGACCAGTCCCGGCGGAAGTGCCGGTTCTCGATCAGCACGTCCGTGGTGGCCACCACCCGGCCGTCCGGGGCCTTCACCACCGCGGCGTCGTCCCCGGGGCCGAGGTCGACCGCGTCGGTGAGCGGTACCCGGGCGGTCAGCTCCCTGATGAGGCCGAACTCGCCGAGCTCGCCCACGGTCCCCTGCATCTGCCGTCCTCTCGCGTTTCCATGTTCCGGTCCCCGTCGCGCTCCCCCGCGCGCAGCGTACGCCCTTCGAGGGTGCCGAAGTCTCCCCTCCCCGGCCCGCTGCGCGGTAGCGTGGTGTGATCAGCCTGCCGGTGAGCCCGCATCCACCCCTGCGCCAGACCGGGCGATCACGGCGGCGCTCCCCCCAACCGGCCGCCGGGAGGTCACCCGTGGTACAGGCATACATCCTGATCCAGACCGAGGTAGGAAAGGCCACCGCGGTGGCCGAGACCATCTCGAAGATCCCCGGCGTGATCACCGCCGAGGACGTCACCGGTCCGTACGACGTGATCGTCAAGGCCGAGGCCGAGACGGTGGACGACCTGGGCCGCATGGTGGTCGCCAAGGTCCAGAAGGTGGAGGGCATCACCCGCACCCTCACCTGCCCGGTGGTCCACCTGTAGCCCCGGCTACCATCGGCGGGTGGCCAGAGAACTCCGCATCCCCGAGGCACTGACCGCGCTTCCGGCGCCGGTCCGTTGGCTGGCCCTGCCGGTGGTACTGACCTGCACCGTGGTGGCCCTGGTCGGCAGTTGGAGTTCGGCCGACCCGGACATCCAGGTGCCGCAGCCCTCCGGCCGGGCGGCCGACTACTGCCGGGCACTGGCCGGCGCGCTCCCGCAGGAGCTGCTCGGCCGCCCCCGCGAGGACCCGTCGCCCGCCTCGCCGTACGTGGCCGTCTGGGGCGGTTCGCCCCGGACGGTGCTGCGGTGCGGCGTCGACCGGCCGGAGGAGCTGGACGGCCCGCACGCCGAGGACTGGTCCCCGACCGTCGACGGCGTCACCTGGTGGTCGCAGAAGCTGAGCGACGGCGGCTACCGCTTCGTGACGACCATGCGCGCCGCCTACGTCGAGGTGACCGTGCCGGCCGGCGCAGCGCAGAACCCCTTCGACCCGGCGGCCGCCCTGACCCCGGAGGTCAAGGCCAACATCCCCGGCTGAGCGGGCGAGTCCCCGCCCCGAGCCCCTTCGGCCGGCGAGCGGGCGAGTCCCCGCCCCGAGCCGAAGGGCCGCGCCGGTGCCGAAAGGGAGAAGCGAGGGAGCGACGGAGGAGCGAGGGAGCGCCGACCGTCGGCACCGGGCCGGAGCGGCCCGGAGGCGAGCGGGCGAGTTACAGAGGCGGGCCGGGATCTCCCGGCCCGCCCCTCGACGCACTACCGCAGCCCGGTCGAGCGGCGCAGCGCGCTCTGCAGCAGCCGGTCGATCAGCTCCGCGTACGAGATCCCGCTGGCCTCCCACATCTTCGGGTAGGCGGAGATCGGGGTGAAGCCCGGCATGGTGTTGATCTCGTTGATCATCCAGGAGCCGTCCTCCAGCAGGAAGAAGTCCACCCGGGCCAGGCCCTCGCAGCCGAACGCCTCGAACGCGGCCACCGCCTGGCGCCGGATCTCCGCGACCTCCGCGTCGGTCAGCTCGGCCGGGATCCGCACCTCCGAGGAGTCGATGTACTTGGCCTCGAAGTCGTAGAAGTCGAAGCCCTCGCCGACCAGCACCTCGGCCGGGACGCTGGCCCGCGGGCCGTCCTCGAACTCCAGCACGCCGCACTCGATCTCGCGACCGGACACGCCCGCCTCGATGATCAGCTTGGGGTCGTGCCGGCGGGCCTCCTCGATCGCGGCGTCCAGCTCGGCCAGGTCCCTGACCTTGGTGATGCCGATGCTGGAGCCGGCCCGGCAGGGCTTCACGAACACCGGCAGGCCGAGCTCGGCGACCCGCTCGCGCACGGCGGCGCGGCCCTGCTCGGTCTCCCACTCGCGCGGCCGCACCACGGTGTAGTGGCCGACGCCCAGGCCGTGCGAGGCCAGGATCCGCTTGGCGAACTCCTTGTCCATGCCGGCCGCGCTGGCCAGCACGCCGTTGCCGACGTACGGGACGCCGGAGAGCTCCAGCAGGCCCTGCAGGGTGCCGTCCTCGCCCCACGGCCCGTGCAGCAGCGGGAACACCACGTCGACCTCGCCGAGGGCCTTGGGGGCGCTTTCCGGCTCGCTCAGCAGCACCTCCCGGCTACCCGGGGAGACCGGCAGCGTGACCTGCCCGTCGACGGCCTCGGCGACGTGCGCCACGTCCGGCAGCCTGCCGTCGGTGATCGCCATCCGGGCCGGCTCGTCGCTGGTCAGCGCCCAGCGGCCCTCGTGGGTGATGCCGATCGGCAGCACGTCGTACTTGTCACGGTCGATCGCCCGGAGAACGCTGCCCGCGGTGGAGACCGAGATCGCGTGCTCGGAGCTGCGCCCGCCGAATACCAGCGCCACGCGCGGCTTCGGGGCGGACGGGTTCGGGGAGGACTGTTCGATGCTCATATCGCGTTCGAGACTACCGTGCGACGTGTTTCCGGGAAGTCAACGCCCGGCCCGGGGGGTTTGGGACATCACGGCCGGAGAGCCCCGCCGCAACGCCCCGGCTCCTGGGGCAGCCCTAGCGGCGCTCCGCCTTGGCCGAGCGCGACATCAGCGCCTGCAGCGCCTCCTGGGTCGGCCGCCCGTTGTGCACCACGT from Kitasatospora cathayae includes:
- the rsmD gene encoding 16S rRNA (guanine(966)-N(2))-methyltransferase RsmD, which codes for MTRVIAGSAGGRRLAVPPGRGTRPTSDKAREAMFSTLEAFRGTLHGARMLDLFGGSGAVGLEALSRGAEHVLLVEADGQAARVIRENVRTIGLPGAEVRATKAEKVIAGPPPQTPYDLVFLDPPYAVTDEEVREMLITLSAGGWLAEDALVTVERSTRGGEFGWPEGFEVLRSRRYGEGTLWYGRAAAGASDHE
- the recG gene encoding ATP-dependent DNA helicase RecG, which encodes MGALDEPLTKLVGDRTAKVLADSLKLRTVGDLLHHYPRRYVERGQLTSLDELEIDEHVTVLARIEKVTLIPFRGRKGDRLEVVVTDGRSRLSLVFFNQGWRQKELRAGAQGLFAGKVGVFNRTRQLVSPDYQLLDEDATASTGAGSAAQQFAGRLIPVYGASAQMPSWKLSICVETALTKHLGDVGEPLPAELRERHDLIPLPEALELIHRPRSQADRERAQSRLRWDEAFVLQVALAQRRAADSALPAKPRKPRAGGLLDAFDARLPFTLTEGQQKVSAEIAADLATEHPMHRLLQGEVGSGKTLVALRAMLAVVDAGGQAVLLAPTEVLAQQHHRSIVEMMGDLAEGGLLGGSELGTRVALLTGSMGAPARRQALLDMACGDAGIAIGTHALIEEKVQFQDLGLVVVDEQHRFGVEQRDALRAKGEQPPHLLVMTATPIPRTVAMTVFGDLETSVLDQLPAGRSPISTHVVPALEKPNFLTRAWERVREEVGKGHQAYVVCPRIGDEEPAADPKAKKKRKAVEEDFEEVADLGAASDERRPPLSVVETAEMLVKGPLSGLRVEILHGRLAPEAKDEVMRRFAAGEVDVLVATTVIEVGVNVPNSTVMVIMDADRFGVSQLHQLRGRVGRGSAAGLCLLVSEMPGGSAARARLDAVAGTLDGFELSRIDLEQRREGDVLGQAQSGVKSSLKVLSVLEDEEVILTARTEATRLVAEDPDLAAHPELRTALESLLDEDRAAYMEKG
- a CDS encoding DAK2 domain-containing protein, with protein sequence MLHTLDAPAVRTWCQLALRALGQAREEIDALNVYPVPDGDTGTNLYLTVESAAAEVESRFTDPAADPAPGLADTVRAMARGALIGARGNSGVILAQWLRGTAEQLAQGGGAEQLRAALQRAADSAYQAVAEPVEGTLLTVARVAAREAVRAGDGLAQVAETAHRAARDALRHTPEQLAVLAENGVVDAGGRGLVAVLGALADAVAGQQPMGPVALRADVRAVESCEVHLRPPGPGHPAFEVIYLLDAPDEALPGLRERLGGLGDSLVIGGGDGLWNVHVHVDDAGAAVEAGVEAGRPHQIRITHFAEAAARAGTAAERGEREERARAVLSVVSGEGLAELCEQAGAVVLHADPDRRPASAELADAVRGSGAREVVLLLNDPELRAAAGAAADQLREEGVRIAVLPTRSPVQGLAALAVHEGGRRFDEDVVAMTSAAGATRYAELAVAEGESWTMAGVCQAGDVLGLIDGDVAVIGAGLAEVGESVLDRMLGAGGELVTLILGEGADRALADRLVAHVRQQRPEVDSVVFHGGQESTPLLIGVE
- the rpmB gene encoding 50S ribosomal protein L28, yielding MAANCDVCGKGPGFGNSISHSHRRTPRRWNPNIQTVRAVIGRTPKRLNVCTSCIKAGKVSR
- the thiD gene encoding bifunctional hydroxymethylpyrimidine kinase/phosphomethylpyrimidine kinase; protein product: MSSTAPPRVLTIAGSDSGGGAGIQADLKAMLALGVHGMSVITAVTAQNSLGVQGYWELPAEAVRAQFRSVVDDIGVQAVKTGMLASIELVETVADLLSGVDAPVVVDPVGVSKHGDALLAAEAVATVREKLLPVATVVTPNLHEVTQLTGRTVEDESQMLAAAEALLDLGPRWVLVKGGHLAGEAADLLYGGPGEVHWYRAPRYDNRHTHGTGCTLASSIAAGLAKGESLPEAVGSAKEYITGAIAGGFALGAGIGPVDHAWRWR
- a CDS encoding ATP-dependent 6-phosphofructokinase → MRIGVLTSGGDCPGLNAVIRSVVHRGTDVHGDEIVGIQDGFLGLIEGRTRPVSHDDVTGLLTLGGTILGSARVRRERIVWAVENATTLARDIGIDALIAIGGEGTLTAAKLFSDAGLPVVAVPKTIDNDIDATDVTFGFDTAVHVATEAIDRLKTTAESHQRVMVVELMGRHTGWITLTAGMAGGAHGILIPEKPFDIEAVARMVEDRFDRGKKFAIIAVAEGAAPMPGTMRFDHGDVDQYGHRTFGGIGNRLAHELENLLGKEARPVILGHTQRGGTPTARDRVLASRFGWHAVEAVHRGAFGHFTALRRTEIELLPIGAAVSRLKTVPEDRWAESEAVL
- a CDS encoding thiamine-phosphate kinase, whose translation is MQGTVGELGEFGLIRELTARVPLTDAVDLGPGDDAAVVKAPDGRVVATTDVLIENRHFRRDWSTAYDVGRKAAAQNLADVAAMGAVPTAILLGLVAPADLPTTWATELMDGLRDECQVAGATVVGGDVVRGDTVTLAITALGDLQGRAAVTRSGAQVGDVVAVSGWLGWSAAGLTVLQRGFRSPRAFVEAHRRPEPPYHAGPAAAELGATSMIDVSDGLVADLGHVARASEVDIDLKAADFDVPAQMADIGQAVGVDPLVWVLSGGEDHAIVATFPRGVQLPSRWRVVGEVTGRPRGSRSGRVTVDGAPWDRVGGWDHFAE
- a CDS encoding Lrp/AsnC family transcriptional regulator, whose amino-acid sequence is MVQAYILIQTEVGKATAVAETISKIPGVITAEDVTGPYDVIVKAEAETVDDLGRMVVAKVQKVEGITRTLTCPVVHL
- a CDS encoding DUF3515 domain-containing protein, producing MARELRIPEALTALPAPVRWLALPVVLTCTVVALVGSWSSADPDIQVPQPSGRAADYCRALAGALPQELLGRPREDPSPASPYVAVWGGSPRTVLRCGVDRPEELDGPHAEDWSPTVDGVTWWSQKLSDGGYRFVTTMRAAYVEVTVPAGAAQNPFDPAAALTPEVKANIPG
- a CDS encoding D-alanine--D-alanine ligase family protein, whose product is MSIEQSSPNPSAPKPRVALVFGGRSSEHAISVSTAGSVLRAIDRDKYDVLPIGITHEGRWALTSDEPARMAITDGRLPDVAHVAEAVDGQVTLPVSPGSREVLLSEPESAPKALGEVDVVFPLLHGPWGEDGTLQGLLELSGVPYVGNGVLASAAGMDKEFAKRILASHGLGVGHYTVVRPREWETEQGRAAVRERVAELGLPVFVKPCRAGSSIGITKVRDLAELDAAIEEARRHDPKLIIEAGVSGREIECGVLEFEDGPRASVPAEVLVGEGFDFYDFEAKYIDSSEVRIPAELTDAEVAEIRRQAVAAFEAFGCEGLARVDFFLLEDGSWMINEINTMPGFTPISAYPKMWEASGISYAELIDRLLQSALRRSTGLR